One genomic region from Salvia hispanica cultivar TCC Black 2014 chromosome 2, UniMelb_Shisp_WGS_1.0, whole genome shotgun sequence encodes:
- the LOC125204715 gene encoding protein MIZU-KUSSEI 1-like, translating into MKPIMAKTPQDSLSSSRRYFHWTNKASQDEDTEMEEILNFTHKSKSKPKSENPKIFPIHQSPPTATATAARANYRKRVSVKLRAALAFGRARTPFFVGTLFGQRRGHVRFAFQADFKAAPAFLVELATPTSALVKEMSSGLVRIALECEKRQQQEKKLLLEEPLWRTDCNGKKCGYAMRRDCGPDDWKLLNAVGPVSMGAGVLPGDGEVMYMRAKFERVVGSRDSEAFYMMNPDRNGGPELSIYLLRV; encoded by the coding sequence ATGAAGCCAATCATGGCTAAAACCCCTCAAGACTCACTCTCTTCCTCCCGCAGATACTTCCACTGGACAAACAAAGCCTCCCAAGACGAAGACACCGAAATGgaagaaatcttgaatttcacccacaaatccaaatccaaaccCAAATCAGAAAACCCCAAGATTTTCCCAATTCACCAATCCCCacccaccgccaccgccaccgccgcgAGAGCGAATTACCGGAAAAGGGTATCAGTCAAGCTGCGGGCCGCCCTCGCATTCGGCCGGGCCCGGACGCCGTTTTTCGTGGGAACCCTCTTCGGGCAGCGGCGCGGCCACGTCCGGTTCGCGTTCCAGGCGGATTTCAAGGCGGCGCCGGCGTTCCTGGTGGAGCTGGCGACGCCGACGAGCGCGCTGGTGAAGGAGATGTCGTCGGGCCTGGTGAGGATCGCGCTGGAGTGCGAGAAGCGGCAGCAGCAGGAGAAGAAGCTGCTTCTGGAAGAGCCCCTCTGGCGCACCGACTGCAACGGCAAGAAGTGCGGCTACGCCATGCGCCGCGACTGCGGGCCCGACGACTGGAAGCTGCTCAACGCCGTCGGCCCGGTCTCCATGGGCGCCGGCGTGCTCCCCGGCGACGGCGAGGTCATGTACATGAGAGCCAAATTCGAGAGGGTCGTCGGCTCCAGAGACTCTGAAGCTTTCTACATGATGAATCCGGATAGAAATGGAGGCCCTGAGCTCAGCATTTATTTACTCAGAGTTTGA
- the LOC125204286 gene encoding phosphate transporter PHO1 homolog 1-like, with protein MVKFSKQFEGQLVPEWKEAFVDYCKLKKEIKKIHFLNNLDTNSKQPKASFPHTIISSLRKYAFLEHNQRDHGVIHVHRKLAASDSKGDMYETELLEQFADTDAAVEFFACLDHQLNKVNQFFRTKEKEFLERGDSLRNQMEILIELKTMLQQKRGKGPSSAEESKEDDSVSGTISCDEEVSEQGLENSSDEVDKLGAEFSDSPRSGEVGKPCKLKKKDRKMRSFSDRTVSCRGKNLRIHIPLTNPTRTFSAISYLLWDDLVNQSSKKCGVDGNKLHINKKKLHHAEKMIRGAFIELYKGLGYLKTYRNLNMLAFVKILKKFDKVTNKQVLPIYLKVVESSYFNSSDKVLKLADEVEELFVKYFADDNKRKAMKYLKPAQKEESHSVTFFIGLFTGCFIALFVGYIIMAHITGMYRPQSDAMYMETVYPVLSIFSLLFLHLFLYGCNMVMWRKTRINYNFIFEQPQTKELKHNDVFLICTTSMAAVIGVMFVHLSLVSKGYSYAQVQAIPGLLLLAFIIVLVCPLNIMYKSSRYCFLSVIRNIVLSPLYKVVMLDFYMADQLCSQVPMLRDLENIACYYITGSYKTQDYQYCMRTTYYRDLAYAVSFLPYYWRAMQCARRWFDEGHTSHLVNLGKYVSAMVAAGAKVAYEKEKSAGWLCLVVVVSSVATLYQLYWDFVKDWGLLQLNSKNPWLRDELMLRKKFIYYISMGLNLILRLAWLQSVFHYNFGRVDYRVTMLFLAALEVVRRGQWNFYRLENEHLNNAGKFRAVKTVPLPFHEVDDQD; from the exons ATGGTGAAGTTTTCAAAGCAGTTTGAAGGGCAATTAGTCCCTGAATGGAAAGAGGCCTTTGTGGATTATTGCAAGCTGAAGAAGGAGATCAAGAAAATCCATTTCCTAAACAATCTTGACACAAACAGCAAGCAACCCAAGGCCTCTTTTCCCCACACAATCATCTCGTCTTTGAGAAAATACGCGTTTCTTGAGCATAACCAGAGAGATCATGGGGTCATTCAT GTTCACCGGAAGCTTGCAGCATCGGATAGCAAGGGGGACATGTATGAGACAGAGCTGCTCGAACAGTTTGCTGATACTGATGCTGCAGTGGAGTTCTTTGCATGTTTGGATCATCAGCTTAACAAAGTGAACCAATTTTTTAGGACAAAGGAAAAGGAGTTTCTTGAGAGGGGTGATTCTTTGAGGAATCAAATGGAGATTCTCATTGAACTCAAAACCATGCTACAACAAAAGCGCGGTAAAGGCCCTTCTTCTGCAGAGGAATCTAAAGAGGATGATTCTGTTTCAGGCACCATATCATGTG ATGAAGAGGTGTCAGAGCAAGGTTTGGAGAATTCTAGTGATGAAGTAGACAAACTTGGAGCTGAATTCTCGGACTCTCCGAGGTCAGGTGAAGTAGGGAAGCCATGTAAACTCAAGAAAAAGGACAGAAAAATGAGGTCTTTTTCAGACAGAACTGTGAGCTGCCGTGGAAAGAATCTGCGAATCCACATCCCTCTAACAAATCCAACACGCACGTTCTCAGCTATCTCGTACCTTCTCTGGGATGATTTGGTAAATCAGTCCTCCAAAAAATGTGGTGTGGACGGAAATAAGTTGcacattaacaaaaaaaagttgcaTCATGCAGAAAAAATGATCAGAGGAGCCTTCATTGAGCTCTATAAAGGATTAGGATACCTCAAAACCTATAG GAATTTGAACATGCTTGCGTTTGTAAAGATTTTAAAGAAATTCGACAAA GTGACAAATAAACAAGTTCTCCCAATTTACCTAAAAGTGGTTGAGAGCTCTTATTTTAACAGCTCAGACAAG GTTTTAAAGCTAGCAGATGAAGTAGAGGAGCTTtttgtgaaatattttgcTGATGATAACAAAAGAAAGGCCATGAAATACCTTAAACCGGCTCAGAAAGAAGAGTCGCATTCTGTCACATTTTTCATCG GGCTTTTCACTGGTTGTTTTATCGCGCTTTTTGTGGGATACATTATCATGGCACATATTACTGGGATGTATCGACCTCAATCCGATGCTATGTACATGGAAACAGTGTATCCAGTCCTTAG CATATTTAGCCTCCTGTTCCTTCATTTATTCCTCTACGGATGCAACATGGTCATGTGGAGAAAGACACGTATAAACTACAACTTCATCTTTGAACAGCCACAGACGAAAGAACTGAAGCACAACGACGTGTTCTTGATCTGCACAACATCAATGGCTGCTGTGATAGGTGTCATGTTTGTTCATCTCTCCCTTGTATCTAAAGGCTACTCATACGCTCAAGTTCAAGCCATTCCCGGCCTTCTGCTTCTG GCATTCATCATAGTTTTAGTTTGCCCCTTGAACATAATGTACAAGTCAAGCCGCTACTGTTTCCTTTCTGTGATAAGAAACATCGTTTTATCGCCTCTCTACAAGGTTGTGATGCTGGACTTTTACATGGCAGATCAACTCTGCAGCCAG GTACCGATGCTCAGAGATTTGGAAAACATCGCGTGCTACTACATAACAGGGAGCTACAAAACTCAAGACTACCAATACTGCATGAGAACCACCTACTACAGAGACCTCGCCTACGCGGTTTCATTCCTACCATACTACTGGAGAGCAATGCAG TGTGCAAGAAGATGGTTCGACGAGGGGCACACAAGCCACCTGGTGAACCTAGGCAAATATGTGTCTGCAATGGTGGCTGCAGGAGCCAAAGTGGCGTACGAGAAGGAGAAGAGCGCGGGGTGGCTCTGCCTCGTTGTGGTGGTGTCAAGCGTTGCAACACTCTACCAACTGTATTGGGATTTTGTCAAAGATTGGGGCTTGCTGCAGCTCAACTCAAAGAATCCATGGCTCAGAGATGAACTCATGCTTAGGAAAAAGTTCATCTACTATATCTCAATG GGATTGAACCTCATTTTGCGGCTAGCATGGCTGCAATCGGTGTTTCATTACAATTTTGGGAGAGTAGACTACAGAGTAACCATGCTGTTTTTAGCAGCACTTGAGGTTGTAAGAAGAGGGCAATGGAATTTTTACAG ATTGGAGAATGAGCATCTGAATAATGCAGGCAAATTTAGAGCGGTGAAGACAGTGCCACTTCCATTCCATGAAGTGGATGATCAAGATTGA
- the LOC125206436 gene encoding dirigent protein 22-like has protein sequence MDKFCTILLISSFFIASTHATSSKEAEKWFKNMPHRKEKFVKLHFYIQDALGGPNATIWEVARAQVTANSPTSFGQVRVLDDLITSEPDHNSKKLGRAQGLIASSGLRESSLTMNINFVFMTGPYNGSTLCIAGSNPIERLNRELPVIGGTGIFRMARGFSISNTYSYDPIKDLGVLEYTVYVSYF, from the coding sequence ATGGATAAATTTTGCACAATTCTacttatttcttcatttttcatagCAAGCACACATGCTACATCGAGCAAAGAGGCCGAAAAATGGTTCAAAAACATGCCTCATCGCAAAGAAAAATTCGTAAAACTCCATTTCTACATCCAGGACGCCCTAGGCGGGCCCAACGCCACCATTTGGGAGGTGGCGCGGGCTCAAGTGACGGCCAACTCACCTACTTCATTTGGGCAAGTTAGAGTTTTGGATGACTTGATAACATCTGAGCCCGACCATAACTCAAAGAAGCTGGGACGGGCACAGGGACTCATCGCATCTTCAGGCCTCCGCGAATCGTCTCTCACCATGAACATCAATTTTGTGTTCATGACGGGCCCGTACAATGGTAGCACGCTTTGTATTGCTGGCTCGAACCCTATCGAGAGGCTTAATCGGGAACTGCCAGTTATTGGTGGCACCGGAATTTTTCGGATGGCTAGAGGATTTTCCATCTCTAACACTTATTCGTATGATCCTATCAAAGATTTAGGGGTTTTGGAGTACACGGTTTATGTTTCTTACTTTTAG